Part of the Methanothermobacter sp. genome, ACGGATCAGCACCACAGATAGCCGGAAAAAACATAGCAAACCCCACAGCCATGATACTAACAGCAACACTCATGCTAAAACACCTCAACAAAACACAGGAAGCACAGAAAATACAGGAAGCACTGGAAAAAACCCTTGAAGAGGGTCTGGTTACACCGGACCTGGGCGGAAGCCTCGGTACAATGGAAATGGCTGCTGAAATAGCAAAAAGAATCTAGGGTGATGCTGTGCGTACAGAGGACGTCAGGGCCGACATACCACTCCTCAGGGAGAAGGTGTACCTTGATGCTGCAAGCACAACCCCGACCCCCCTCCCAATTGTGAGGGCAATGACAGAGTACTTTGAAGGATACAACGCCAATACAGGACGCGGGGCGTATTCACTTGCAGTTGAAGCAACCATGAAACTCCAGGAAGCCCGTGGAAAGGTTGCAGGATTTATAAATGCCTCTGAGGACGAAATAGTATTCACAAAGAACACCTCCGAGGCCATAAACATTGTGGCAGGCGGCCTTGAATTCAGGAAGGGGGACTCGGTGGTTGTACCCAACATCGAGCACCACTCCAACTTCCTTCCCTGGCTCAGGCTCCGTGAAAGGGGTGTTGATGTAAGGATAGTGAGGGCAGACGAAAATGGTGTTGTGGACCCCGCAATGGTTGAGGAGGTGATCGATGAGACCACACGGCTTGTAACCATAACCCACATCTCCAATGCCCTTGGTACGGTGCAGGATGTGAATGAGGTGGGGATGATCGCTCATGAAAACGGTGCCCTCTACATGATTGACGGGGCCCAGTCCATTGGACATATGGAGATCGATGTTAG contains:
- a CDS encoding isocitrate/isopropylmalate family dehydrogenase, giving the protein GSAPQIAGKNIANPTAMILTATLMLKHLNKTQEAQKIQEALEKTLEEGLVTPDLGGSLGTMEMAAEIAKRI
- a CDS encoding cysteine desulfurase, which codes for MRTEDVRADIPLLREKVYLDAASTTPTPLPIVRAMTEYFEGYNANTGRGAYSLAVEATMKLQEARGKVAGFINASEDEIVFTKNTSEAINIVAGGLEFRKGDSVVVPNIEHHSNFLPWLRLRERGVDVRIVRADENGVVDPAMVEEVIDETTRLVTITHISNALGTVQDVNEVGMIAHENGALYMIDGAQSIGHMEIDVRELGADFAAFPGHKGTLGPVGTGFLYCRRECQDELEPFMLGGGTVIDVSEDDYVLEEFPSRFEAGTLNIAGFIGLGASIDYINRIGIHKIRKHGLKMTEKLHSEVSSIDKIQCYGDPQNIYGILSFNIDNMDPHDVAKLLDETAGVCVRSGHHCAIPAMRHLGVHESGGTVRASIHYYNTDEDIEVLAETLREIAMMG